In Rhodococcus rhodochrous, a single genomic region encodes these proteins:
- a CDS encoding flavodoxin family protein, with protein MEDRSGADETGRGDGSRTVLVVHHTPSPSTREILEAVLAGARDPEITGVTVRAVPALGATVPDVLAADGFLFGTTANFGYMSGALKHFFDTVYYPCLDAVAGRPYGLWVHGNNDTAGAVASVRRLTTGLGLVQAAADLEITGPVDAKVREQCYELGAIVAATAAGEI; from the coding sequence GTGGAAGACCGGTCAGGGGCGGACGAGACGGGACGCGGGGACGGATCGCGCACGGTGCTGGTGGTGCACCACACCCCGTCGCCGTCGACCCGCGAGATCCTCGAAGCGGTCCTGGCGGGAGCGCGGGACCCGGAGATCACGGGTGTCACCGTCCGGGCGGTTCCTGCGCTGGGTGCCACGGTGCCCGATGTGCTGGCCGCCGATGGTTTCCTGTTCGGCACCACCGCCAATTTCGGCTACATGTCGGGTGCGCTCAAGCACTTCTTCGACACCGTCTACTACCCGTGTCTCGATGCCGTGGCCGGCCGTCCCTACGGTCTGTGGGTGCACGGGAACAACGACACCGCCGGGGCTGTGGCCTCGGTTCGGCGCCTGACCACCGGCTTGGGTCTCGTGCAGGCTGCCGCCGATCTCGAGATCACCGGACCGGTCGACGCGAAGGTGCGCGAGCAGTGCTACGAGCTCGGCGCCATCGTCGCGGCGACCGCGGCCGGTGAGATCTGA
- the narH gene encoding nitrate reductase subunit beta, with translation MKVMAQLAMVMNLDKCIGCHTCSVTCKQAWTNRSGTEYVWFNNVETRPGQGYPRTYEDQERWRGGWVRDTKGRLRLRDGGRLAKLARIFSNPKMPSIDDYYEPWTYDYDNLTNAPLGDHVPVASPRSLISGEPMKVEWSANWDDNLGGSPAIVPDDPILKKVGDRVKLEFEQTFMFYLPRICEHCLNPSCVASCPSGAMYKRSEDGIVLVDQDRCRGWRMCVSGCPYKKVYFNHKTGKAEKCTFCYPRVEVGLPTVCSETCVGRLRYIGLVLYDVDRVLEAASVENDTDLYEAQRGLLLDPRDPEVIAGARAEGISDEWIEAAQRSPVYDLISTYRVALPLHPEYRTMPMVWYVPPLSPVVDAVSREGHDGEDIGNLFGALDALRIPIAYLAELFTAGDTATVEAVLRRLAAMRSYMRDINLGRETRPEIPEAVGMTEERIYEMYRLLALAKYDERYVIPTAYAAEGHRLEESATDCALSYEGGPGMYESGPFGEASGAPVPVAVETFHALAQRQTSEGMAANASNPSRVNLLNWDGKGVPTGMFPGGHDRGGHGTEGEKR, from the coding sequence GTGAAGGTCATGGCACAGCTCGCGATGGTGATGAACCTCGACAAGTGCATCGGATGCCACACCTGCTCGGTGACCTGCAAGCAGGCGTGGACCAACCGGTCGGGCACCGAGTACGTGTGGTTCAACAACGTCGAAACCCGCCCGGGCCAGGGCTATCCGCGCACCTACGAGGATCAGGAACGCTGGCGCGGTGGCTGGGTCCGGGATACCAAGGGACGGCTGCGTCTCCGCGACGGTGGACGCCTCGCGAAACTCGCGCGCATCTTCTCGAACCCGAAGATGCCGTCGATCGACGACTACTACGAACCGTGGACCTACGACTACGACAACCTGACGAACGCCCCACTCGGCGACCACGTCCCGGTGGCCTCGCCACGCAGCCTCATCTCCGGCGAGCCGATGAAGGTGGAATGGTCGGCGAACTGGGACGACAACCTCGGTGGTTCACCGGCGATCGTGCCCGACGACCCGATCCTGAAGAAGGTCGGCGACCGGGTCAAGCTCGAGTTCGAGCAGACCTTCATGTTCTACCTGCCGCGGATCTGCGAGCACTGCCTCAACCCGTCGTGTGTGGCGTCGTGTCCGTCCGGCGCGATGTACAAGCGGTCGGAGGACGGCATCGTCCTCGTCGACCAGGACCGGTGCCGCGGCTGGCGGATGTGCGTGTCCGGATGCCCGTACAAGAAGGTGTATTTCAACCACAAGACCGGCAAGGCCGAGAAGTGCACCTTCTGCTACCCGCGGGTCGAGGTCGGGTTGCCGACGGTGTGCTCGGAGACGTGCGTGGGCAGGCTCCGGTACATCGGTCTCGTCCTCTACGACGTCGACCGGGTCCTGGAGGCGGCATCGGTGGAGAACGACACCGACCTGTACGAGGCGCAACGCGGGCTGCTGCTCGACCCCCGCGACCCCGAGGTGATCGCCGGCGCCCGCGCCGAGGGCATCTCCGACGAGTGGATCGAGGCCGCGCAACGGTCGCCGGTCTACGACCTGATCAGCACGTACCGGGTCGCGTTGCCGCTGCATCCGGAATACCGGACGATGCCGATGGTCTGGTACGTGCCACCGCTGTCGCCGGTCGTCGACGCCGTCAGCCGGGAGGGACACGACGGCGAGGACATCGGCAACCTGTTCGGCGCCCTCGACGCCCTGCGCATCCCCATCGCGTACCTCGCGGAACTGTTCACCGCCGGGGACACCGCGACGGTCGAGGCGGTGCTGCGACGACTCGCCGCGATGCGCTCCTACATGCGCGACATCAATCTCGGCCGCGAGACCCGCCCCGAGATCCCCGAGGCCGTCGGCATGACCGAGGAACGGATCTACGAGATGTACCGGCTCCTCGCGCTCGCCAAGTACGACGAGCGGTACGTCATCCCGACCGCCTATGCGGCCGAAGGGCATCGGCTCGAGGAGTCGGCGACGGACTGCGCACTGTCCTACGAGGGTGGTCCCGGCATGTACGAGTCGGGTCCGTTCGGTGAGGCCAGCGGCGCCCCGGTCCCGGTGGCGGTCGAGACCTTCCACGCCCTCGCCCAGCGGCAGACCAGTGAGGGGATGGCGGCGAACGCGTCGAACCCGTCGCGGGTGAACCTCCTGAACTGGGACGGCAAGGGCGTGCCGACGGGCATGTTCCCGGGCGGTCACGACAGGGGCGGTCACGGCACGGAAGGGGAGAAGCGATGA
- the zapE gene encoding cell division protein ZapE, whose amino-acid sequence MRLRRRRNRRSPNTALPNPVPRTVFDDAARSRGFVLDPAQHHAVEQLCHPERPNVYLWGPPGRGKSWLADVYFSAYPGPDKLRVHFHEFFRDLHVELRRHRFDLDAALDHLIGRAELLCFDEFHVHDPADGTFVARLLPALLARHTRLVLTSNYRPRELLPDPLFHEGFVPTIELVERCATVVALDGPRDHRLDSDRTRGFASGIWAVSPSDLQLRRQGLERPAPAEHRVLRPAGRPLRALRAEKDCLWFDFGDLCGHTTAPADYLALAAEHLFWVVDKIPNLTTAGREPAQRFADLVDVLHDRDARVVFVAEVAVSELAAAAGPVAHDIGRLRSRLAQLRTIQDTSSRTDAGRSRVRL is encoded by the coding sequence GTGAGGTTGCGCCGCCGCAGGAACCGCAGGTCACCGAACACCGCCCTGCCGAACCCCGTTCCCCGCACGGTGTTCGACGACGCCGCGCGTAGCAGGGGGTTCGTGCTCGATCCCGCGCAACACCACGCCGTCGAGCAGCTGTGCCATCCCGAGCGCCCGAACGTCTACCTGTGGGGCCCGCCCGGACGTGGCAAGAGTTGGCTCGCCGACGTCTACTTCTCGGCCTATCCCGGACCGGACAAGCTGCGCGTCCACTTCCACGAGTTCTTCCGCGACCTGCACGTCGAGCTCCGACGGCACCGCTTCGATCTCGACGCCGCACTCGATCATCTGATCGGTCGCGCCGAACTCCTGTGCTTCGACGAATTCCACGTCCACGATCCGGCGGACGGCACGTTCGTCGCCCGGTTGCTCCCCGCACTGCTCGCGCGGCACACGCGTCTCGTCCTGACCTCGAATTACCGTCCCCGCGAGCTTCTCCCCGATCCGCTCTTCCACGAGGGCTTCGTCCCGACGATCGAGCTCGTCGAGCGGTGCGCGACCGTCGTGGCCCTGGATGGTCCGCGCGATCATCGGCTCGATTCCGACCGTACGCGGGGTTTCGCGTCGGGGATCTGGGCCGTCTCCCCGTCCGACCTGCAGCTACGACGGCAGGGCCTCGAGCGGCCGGCACCGGCCGAACATCGGGTCCTGCGCCCGGCAGGACGTCCGCTCCGCGCTCTACGGGCCGAGAAGGACTGTCTCTGGTTCGACTTCGGCGACCTCTGTGGGCACACCACGGCGCCGGCCGACTATCTGGCGCTCGCGGCGGAGCACCTGTTCTGGGTCGTCGACAAGATCCCGAACCTGACGACCGCCGGTCGCGAACCCGCGCAGCGATTCGCCGATCTGGTGGACGTGCTCCACGACCGCGACGCGCGGGTCGTCTTCGTCGCGGAGGTCGCGGTGTCGGAACTCGCTGCCGCGGCGGGACCCGTCGCGCACGACATCGGACGCCTGCGGAGCCGACTGGCTCAGCTGAGGACGATTCAGGACACGAGTTCGCGCACCGATGCCGGAAGGTCACGCGTGCGCCTGTAG
- the dapB gene encoding 4-hydroxy-tetrahydrodipicolinate reductase, with the protein MDATKVRVGVLGAAGKVGQAICAAVDAASDLELVATVDKGDGLDTLVNSQAQVVVDFTHPDVVMDNLHFLVENGIHAVVGTTGFDDERLDRVRSWLADRPEVGVLIAPNFAIGAVLSMRFAQAAARFFDSVEVIELHHPNKADAPSGTAYRTARLIAQARAEAGVAPSPDATTTELDGARGADVDGVRVHSVRLAGLVAHQEVLLGTQGETLTIRHDSIDRSSFAPGVLLGVREIGKRPGLTVGIDPLLDL; encoded by the coding sequence GTGGATGCAACAAAGGTTCGGGTGGGTGTACTCGGTGCTGCCGGCAAGGTCGGCCAGGCGATCTGCGCCGCCGTCGACGCCGCGTCCGATCTCGAGCTCGTCGCCACCGTCGACAAGGGTGACGGTCTCGACACCCTGGTGAACTCGCAGGCCCAGGTGGTCGTCGACTTCACGCACCCCGACGTCGTCATGGACAACCTGCACTTCCTCGTCGAGAACGGTATCCACGCCGTGGTCGGAACCACCGGCTTCGACGACGAGCGCCTCGACAGGGTGCGGAGCTGGCTCGCGGATCGTCCCGAGGTGGGGGTACTCATCGCACCGAACTTCGCGATCGGTGCCGTGCTGTCGATGCGCTTCGCCCAGGCCGCCGCCCGGTTCTTCGACTCCGTCGAGGTGATCGAGCTGCACCACCCGAACAAGGCCGACGCACCGTCCGGTACCGCCTACCGCACCGCCCGTCTGATCGCGCAGGCCCGCGCCGAGGCCGGTGTGGCTCCGAGCCCGGACGCCACCACCACCGAACTCGACGGTGCGCGCGGCGCCGACGTCGACGGTGTCCGCGTGCACTCCGTGCGTCTCGCCGGACTCGTCGCCCACCAGGAGGTGCTGCTCGGCACCCAGGGCGAGACCCTCACCATCCGGCACGACTCGATCGACCGCTCCTCCTTCGCCCCCGGCGTGCTGCTCGGCGTGCGGGAGATCGGTAAGCGGCCGGGACTGACCGTCGGAATCGATCCCCTCCTCGACCTGTGA
- the narI gene encoding respiratory nitrate reductase subunit gamma, with amino-acid sequence MSAGEIFWDVVPYVTLAIVAVGTWWRYRYDKFGWTTRSSQLYEARLLRIASPMFHFGILVVIVGHIIGLVIPQSWTDAVGLSQHAYHVQAITLGTIAGVSTLVGISLLVYRRRTRGPVFSATTLNDKVMYLVLVAAIVAGLATTLMGSGVVGEEHNYRETVSPWFRSIWVLQPRGDLMVEAPFSFRLHALIGLVLFALWPFTRLVHAFSAPVGYLFRPYIVYRSRDEARPGRLVGSQPQRRGW; translated from the coding sequence ATGAGTGCAGGAGAGATCTTCTGGGATGTGGTGCCGTACGTGACACTCGCGATCGTCGCGGTGGGGACCTGGTGGCGGTACCGGTACGACAAGTTCGGATGGACGACCCGTTCGTCCCAGCTGTACGAGGCGCGGTTGCTGCGCATCGCCAGCCCGATGTTCCATTTCGGGATCCTGGTCGTGATCGTCGGCCACATCATCGGCCTGGTGATCCCGCAGTCGTGGACCGACGCCGTGGGGTTGAGCCAGCACGCCTACCACGTGCAGGCCATCACGCTGGGCACGATCGCCGGTGTCTCGACGCTCGTGGGCATCTCCCTGCTCGTGTACCGCCGACGCACCCGCGGTCCCGTCTTCAGCGCCACCACCCTCAACGACAAGGTCATGTACCTCGTGCTCGTCGCCGCGATCGTGGCGGGTCTCGCCACCACGCTGATGGGGTCGGGTGTCGTGGGCGAGGAGCACAACTACCGCGAGACCGTCTCGCCGTGGTTCCGGTCGATCTGGGTCCTGCAACCCCGCGGCGACCTGATGGTGGAGGCACCGTTCAGCTTCCGACTGCACGCGCTGATCGGCCTCGTGCTCTTCGCGCTCTGGCCGTTCACACGCCTCGTCCACGCGTTCAGCGCCCCGGTCGGATATCTGTTCCGGCCGTACATCGTCTACCGCAGCCGCGACGAGGCACGTCCCGGACGGCTCGTGGGTTCGCAGCCGCAACGACGGGGATGGTGA
- the dapA gene encoding 4-hydroxy-tetrahydrodipicolinate synthase, with the protein MTNGDSATAVELPFGTVATAMVTPFTADGKLDVDAGVRLANYLVDGGCDALVLAGTTGESPTTTENEKIELMRAVLASVGDRAKIIAGAGSNDTAHSVELARDAARAGAHGLLVVTPYYSRPPQAGLYAHFVAVADATDLPVMLYDIPPRSVVPIETDTLRLLAEHPRIVAVKDAKGDLNAGAELIGTTDLKFYSGDDPLNLPWLSVGAVGFVSVIGHLVPGRLRELHTAFEAGDLELARRINLSMVPIYRAVARLGGVSASKAGLRLLGIDVGEPRLPQVAPVTAQIDALAADLQAAGVL; encoded by the coding sequence ATGACCAACGGTGATTCCGCAACTGCTGTCGAGCTTCCGTTCGGCACCGTCGCCACAGCGATGGTGACCCCGTTCACTGCCGATGGCAAGCTCGACGTGGATGCGGGCGTGCGTCTGGCGAACTATCTCGTCGACGGTGGCTGTGACGCACTGGTTCTCGCCGGTACGACCGGCGAATCGCCCACGACGACCGAGAACGAGAAGATCGAGCTGATGCGGGCCGTGCTCGCATCCGTCGGCGACCGCGCCAAGATCATCGCCGGTGCCGGCAGCAACGACACCGCCCACAGTGTCGAGCTCGCCCGCGACGCCGCGCGTGCCGGGGCGCACGGCCTGCTCGTGGTGACCCCGTACTACTCGCGACCCCCGCAGGCCGGCCTCTACGCCCACTTCGTCGCCGTGGCCGATGCGACCGATCTGCCGGTCATGCTCTACGACATCCCACCTCGATCCGTCGTGCCGATCGAGACCGACACGCTGCGCCTGCTCGCCGAGCACCCGCGGATCGTCGCGGTCAAGGACGCCAAGGGCGACCTGAACGCGGGTGCCGAACTGATCGGCACCACCGACCTGAAGTTCTACTCGGGCGACGACCCGCTGAACCTGCCGTGGCTGTCCGTCGGCGCCGTCGGATTCGTCAGCGTGATCGGTCATCTCGTGCCCGGTCGCCTCCGCGAGCTGCACACCGCCTTCGAGGCCGGCGATCTCGAACTCGCCCGCCGCATCAACCTGTCGATGGTGCCCATCTACCGGGCCGTCGCGCGGCTGGGAGGTGTGAGCGCCTCGAAGGCCGGGCTGCGACTGCTCGGCATCGACGTCGGAGAGCCCCGCCTGCCGCAGGTCGCCCCGGTGACCGCGCAGATCGACGCGCTCGCGGCAGATCTCCAGGCTGCGGGGGTGCTGTGA
- a CDS encoding TetR/AcrR family transcriptional regulator — translation MTIPPRRPSRHTAISDAALELAARGGNHAVTHTGIDVHLGLPKGSTSYYFRTRHALVSAAIARLTDRSRADFAALFDDTTGTPSSPADLIARYIERLLTVRRTDVLARYALATDARLEPESAEALAGCMFSITAATDLVRELGAPDPGTAGHDLVTLLEGILFDRTHGLRAHTSSGPGTAWVDGIRSSVGLWLDALCAQQ, via the coding sequence GTGACGATTCCGCCTCGACGTCCCTCCCGGCACACGGCCATCAGCGACGCCGCACTCGAACTCGCCGCCCGTGGCGGCAACCACGCGGTGACGCACACGGGCATCGACGTGCATCTCGGTCTGCCGAAGGGCTCGACCTCGTACTACTTCCGCACCCGCCACGCCCTGGTCTCGGCTGCGATCGCCCGTCTCACCGATCGGTCGCGCGCGGATTTCGCCGCGCTGTTCGACGACACGACCGGCACCCCGAGTTCGCCCGCCGACCTGATCGCGCGCTATATCGAACGTCTGCTCACGGTGCGCCGCACCGATGTGCTGGCCCGGTACGCGCTCGCGACCGACGCGCGGCTCGAACCCGAGTCGGCCGAGGCGCTCGCGGGCTGCATGTTCTCGATCACCGCGGCCACCGACCTCGTGCGGGAGCTCGGAGCGCCCGACCCCGGTACGGCCGGCCACGATCTGGTGACCCTGCTCGAAGGAATTCTGTTCGATCGCACCCACGGCCTACGCGCCCACACGTCCTCGGGGCCGGGCACGGCGTGGGTCGACGGGATCCGTTCGTCGGTCGGCCTGTGGCTCGACGCCCTCTGCGCGCAGCAGTAG
- a CDS encoding SRPBCC family protein codes for MAVSSTRNFDIDATPEQVMAALAAVERLPEWSSTHKSVTVESTHPDGRPHRVRMTVSIVGITDEQVVEYDWNGNESMSWTLVESSQQRQQDGAYTLTAKGSGTTAEFSLTIDPKIPIPGFLVRRAEKMALETAGKGLKSFTEKHFR; via the coding sequence ATGGCGGTCAGCAGCACCAGGAATTTCGACATCGACGCAACCCCGGAGCAGGTGATGGCCGCACTCGCCGCGGTCGAACGCCTGCCCGAGTGGTCGTCGACCCACAAGTCCGTCACCGTCGAATCCACCCACCCCGACGGACGCCCACACCGTGTGCGGATGACCGTCTCGATCGTCGGCATCACCGACGAACAGGTCGTCGAGTACGACTGGAACGGCAACGAGTCCATGTCGTGGACCCTCGTGGAGAGCAGCCAGCAGCGCCAGCAGGACGGTGCCTACACCCTCACTGCCAAGGGATCCGGCACGACGGCCGAATTCTCGCTGACGATCGATCCGAAGATCCCGATCCCCGGATTCCTCGTGCGGCGCGCCGAGAAGATGGCCCTCGAAACCGCCGGCAAGGGCCTCAAGTCGTTCACGGAAAAGCATTTCCGCTGA
- a CDS encoding M16 family metallopeptidase, which translates to MASSSHVKNDASTPAPVAATGVRRSVLPGGVRVVTEHVPGVRSAAVGVWVGVGSRDEQPSVAGAAHFLEHLLFKATPTRTALDIAETMDGIGGELNAFTSKEHTCFYAHVLDDDLPIAVDVVADVVLRGRCLSADVDVERQVVLEEIAMRDDDPEDLLGDSLLTALYGDHPIGRPIIGSVESIESMTRTQLHSFHVRRYTPPRMVVAVAGNVDHAHTVELVRRAFAGHLDDAAAPAPCRDGRLELRTAPTMSIVERDNEQTHLTLGVRSFGRHDGRRWALSVLNAAVGGGLSSRLFQEVREKRGLAYSVYSGTDTFADTGAFSVYAGCQPDNLGEVAAVVREVLTDVAEHGITDAECARAKGSLRGGLVLGLEDAGARMHRIGRSELSYGQHWSITETLERISSVSTEEVRSVAADLLHRPFAVAVAGPYRRTRDLPASVRELVS; encoded by the coding sequence ATGGCTTCCAGTTCCCACGTGAAGAACGACGCTTCGACCCCCGCACCCGTCGCGGCCACCGGCGTCCGACGCTCGGTCCTGCCCGGAGGCGTGCGGGTCGTCACCGAGCACGTCCCGGGAGTTCGCTCGGCGGCCGTCGGAGTGTGGGTCGGTGTCGGGTCCCGCGACGAACAACCGTCCGTCGCAGGCGCCGCCCACTTCCTCGAGCACCTGCTGTTCAAGGCGACCCCGACGCGTACCGCTCTCGACATCGCCGAGACGATGGACGGGATCGGGGGAGAGCTCAACGCGTTCACCAGCAAGGAGCACACCTGCTTCTATGCGCACGTGCTCGACGACGACCTGCCGATCGCCGTCGACGTCGTCGCCGACGTCGTCCTGCGCGGCCGGTGCCTGAGCGCGGACGTCGACGTCGAGCGTCAGGTGGTGCTCGAGGAGATCGCGATGCGCGACGACGATCCCGAGGACCTGCTCGGCGACTCGCTGCTCACCGCGCTGTACGGCGATCACCCCATCGGCCGGCCGATCATCGGATCCGTCGAGTCGATCGAGTCCATGACCCGGACCCAGCTGCATTCGTTCCACGTGCGCCGCTACACGCCGCCGCGGATGGTCGTCGCGGTCGCCGGCAACGTCGACCACGCGCACACCGTCGAACTGGTGCGCCGCGCCTTCGCCGGTCATCTGGACGACGCGGCCGCTCCCGCGCCCTGCCGCGACGGACGGCTCGAACTGCGTACCGCGCCGACGATGAGCATCGTCGAGCGCGACAACGAGCAGACGCACCTGACCCTCGGCGTGCGCTCCTTCGGCCGGCACGACGGGCGTCGCTGGGCGCTGTCGGTGCTCAACGCAGCCGTCGGCGGCGGGCTGAGTTCGCGCCTGTTCCAGGAAGTGCGGGAGAAGCGGGGCCTGGCCTACTCGGTGTACTCCGGCACCGACACCTTCGCCGACACCGGCGCCTTCTCCGTCTACGCGGGTTGTCAGCCCGACAACCTCGGGGAGGTCGCCGCGGTGGTCCGGGAAGTGCTCACCGACGTGGCCGAACACGGCATCACCGACGCGGAATGCGCTCGTGCCAAGGGGTCGCTGCGCGGCGGTCTCGTGCTCGGACTCGAGGACGCCGGCGCGCGCATGCACCGGATCGGCCGCAGCGAACTGAGCTACGGACAGCACTGGAGCATCACCGAGACCCTCGAACGCATCTCGTCGGTGTCCACCGAGGAAGTACGCAGCGTGGCAGCCGACCTGCTGCACCGGCCGTTCGCGGTCGCGGTCGCCGGTCCCTACAGGCGCACGCGTGACCTTCCGGCATCGGTGCGCGAACTCGTGTCCTGA
- the thyX gene encoding FAD-dependent thymidylate synthase — MAPEPAVPKVRLIATTEFHLPDDVDWDTDAEGGEALVEFAGRACYQSWSKPNPRTATNAGYLRHLLTVGHLSVLEHATATFYITGISRSCTHELIRHRHFSFSQLSQRFVADGEVPVVVPPAIAGDAELEELFFAAAARSREAYVALLEALDEKLSHLPAGPLRAKQVREAARAVLPNATETRIVVTGNYRSWRHFVAMRATEHADVEIRRLAVECVRQLADAAPNAFSDFAITKLSDGSEIAAPTLATDL; from the coding sequence ATGGCGCCCGAACCCGCCGTTCCGAAGGTCCGGCTCATCGCCACGACGGAGTTCCATCTCCCCGACGACGTCGACTGGGACACCGACGCCGAGGGCGGGGAGGCGCTCGTCGAGTTCGCCGGTCGCGCCTGCTACCAGAGCTGGTCCAAGCCCAACCCGCGCACCGCGACGAATGCCGGGTACCTCCGTCACCTGCTCACCGTGGGGCACCTGTCCGTGCTCGAACACGCCACGGCGACCTTCTACATCACCGGTATCTCCCGCTCGTGCACGCACGAGTTGATCCGGCACCGCCACTTCTCGTTCTCTCAGCTGTCCCAGCGTTTCGTCGCCGACGGTGAGGTGCCCGTGGTGGTTCCGCCCGCGATCGCGGGCGACGCCGAGCTCGAGGAGCTGTTCTTCGCGGCCGCGGCGCGCAGCCGCGAGGCGTACGTGGCGCTGCTGGAGGCACTCGACGAGAAGCTCTCGCATCTTCCCGCCGGTCCGTTGCGCGCCAAGCAGGTCCGGGAGGCCGCCCGGGCGGTCCTCCCCAACGCCACGGAGACCCGCATCGTCGTCACCGGCAACTACCGCTCGTGGCGTCACTTCGTCGCCATGCGCGCGACCGAACATGCCGACGTCGAGATCCGGCGTCTCGCCGTCGAATGTGTACGTCAGCTTGCGGATGCCGCACCGAACGCGTTCTCGGACTTCGCGATCACGAAACTGTCCGACGGCAGCGAGATCGCAGCTCCCACGCTCGCGACCGATCTCTGA
- the narJ gene encoding nitrate reductase molybdenum cofactor assembly chaperone → MRLLRPRRAGVDRALHRRLVRQAASLLLAYPDDGHAGRLDVAGQLVDHITGPEEDMLGTAVRALDEPDLLVLAQRYVETFDLRRRSTMYLTYWTAGDTRNRGAEMHAFASAYRAAGVEPPAHESPDHLPVVLEFAATVDPAAGEELLTRYRVALDVLHTSLHEAGSPYAQVVAAVCATLPPVTARDEERARRLAQAGPPRESIGLQPFTLTVPPRTAPSSPSDGSSRRGAPRS, encoded by the coding sequence ATGAGACTGCTGCGTCCACGGCGCGCCGGCGTCGATCGCGCACTGCACCGTCGCCTCGTCCGTCAGGCCGCGTCGCTGCTGCTGGCCTATCCCGACGACGGACACGCCGGACGGCTGGACGTCGCCGGGCAGCTCGTCGACCACATCACCGGTCCCGAGGAGGACATGCTGGGGACGGCGGTCCGCGCACTGGACGAACCGGATCTGCTCGTCCTGGCCCAGCGGTACGTCGAGACCTTCGACCTGCGGCGACGCTCGACGATGTACCTGACCTACTGGACCGCGGGCGACACCCGGAATCGCGGCGCCGAGATGCACGCCTTCGCGAGTGCCTACCGCGCCGCGGGCGTCGAGCCGCCCGCCCACGAATCACCCGACCATCTGCCGGTCGTCCTCGAATTCGCGGCCACCGTGGATCCCGCCGCGGGTGAGGAACTCCTCACCCGGTATCGGGTGGCCCTCGACGTGCTGCACACCTCCCTGCACGAGGCCGGCTCGCCGTACGCGCAGGTCGTCGCGGCCGTGTGCGCGACGCTCCCGCCGGTCACCGCGCGGGACGAGGAACGGGCCCGGCGTCTCGCGCAGGCGGGACCGCCCCGTGAGTCGATCGGCCTGCAACCCTTCACCCTGACGGTGCCGCCCCGGACCGCGCCCTCGTCGCCGTCCGACGGATCTTCCCGGCGAGGAGCCCCGCGATCATGA